A window from Phalacrocorax aristotelis chromosome 5, bGulAri2.1, whole genome shotgun sequence encodes these proteins:
- the LMLN gene encoding leishmanolysin-like peptidase isoform X1 — MATERGGGRFCPYQPPLAAFTAALLRLLLLQLLLLLLLGCGRAAAPSPFSSLSCHHRVPSRQEVVYQVPLKENHVLKRSVDQQLRIKIIYDRSVEDLLPEKRHLIKNKLFPQAISYLEKTFQVCKSTGTILLSRQCATNQYIRRKADPHRYCRGACANHTRCGPVVVPEKHLQQCRVCNESQWHCRPTGLPDQEGVRDADFVLYVSALTTERCGHENIIAYAAYCQLEAEMDRPIAGYANLCPNMISTQAQEFIGMLSTVKHEIIHALGFSAGLFAFYRDDDGKPLTTRYADGLPPFNESLGLYQWSNKVVHKAVRLWDIRGGKMLRHAVYLLITPRVVEEARKHFNCPILEGMELENQGGMGTELNHWEKRLLENEAMTGSHTQNRVFSRITLALMEDTGWYKANYSMAEKLDWGRNKGCDFVMKSCKFWIDQKRQKRQLISPYCDTLRSNPLQLTCRQDQRAVAVCNLQKFPKQLPQEYQYFDNLTGVPAEDLPYYGGSVEIADYCPFSQEFSWHLSGEFQRSSDCRITENQPDPTKNYGAEKYGPNSVCLIQKSAFVMEQCRRKLSYPDWGSGCYQVSCSPQGLHVWVKDTAYLCSRSGQVLTVSIQMNGWIHIGNLICPACSDFCDSCPPERDPPASNVTRGAPVDLCSCSSSLAVTLWLLMANVIPLLTGLFLCA, encoded by the exons GTGGTCTATCAAGTTCCTCTGAAGGAAAATCATGTCTTGAAGAGAAGTGTGGATCAACAGCTAAGAATTAAGATTATATATGACAGAAGTGTTGAGGA ttTGCTACCTGAGAAAAGACACCTTATAAAG AACAAACTTTTTCCACAAGCTATCTCTTATTTGGAGAAGACTTTTCAAGTGTGCAAATCCACGGGTACTATATTACTAAGCAG GCAGTGTGCAACAAACCAATATATAAGGAGGAAAGCTGACCCTCACAGATACTGCCGAGGAGCCTGCGCAAACCATACAAGATGTGGGCCAGTTGTAGTTCCTGAGAAACATCTCCAG CAATGCAGGGTGTGCAATGAGAGTCAGTGGCACTGCAGACCCACCGGCTTACCTGACCAAGAAGGTGTTCGAGATGCTGACTTTGTACTTTACGTTAGTGCTCTCACTACTGAAAGGTGTGGCCATGAAAATATCATTGCATATGCAGCCTACTGCCAGCTGGAAGCTGAAATGGACAG GCCAATAGCAGGATATGCTAACTTGTGTCCAAATATGATTTCAACGCAAGCTCAGGAATTCATTGGCATGCTGTCTACAGTGAAACATGAGATTATCCATGCACTG GGTTTCTCTGCTGGACTGTTTGCATTTTATCGTGATGATGATGGAAAGCCTTTGACAACAAGATACGCAGATGGACTCCCTCCTTTTAAtgaaag TCTAGGTTTATATCAATGGAGCAATAAAGTTGTTCATAAAGCAGTGAGGTTATGGGACATACGTGGTGGCAAAATGCTGCGCCATGCTGTTTATCTTCTGATAACACCTCGTGTAGTT GAAGAAGCTcgaaaacattttaattgtcCAATTCTAGAGGGAATGGAGCTTGAAAATCAAGGTGGCATGGGGACTGAGCTCAATCACTGGGAGAAGAGATTGTTGGAG AATGAAGCAATGACTGGATCCCATACGCAGAATCGAGTCTTTTCCAGGATCACCTTAGCGTTAATGGAAGACACGGG CTGGTATAAAGCAAATTACAGCATGGCAGAGAAATTAGATTGGGGACGCAATAAAGGCTGTGACTTCGTAATGAAGAGCTGTAAATTCTGGATTGACCAAAAGAGACAAAA gagGCAATTAATCAGTCCATACTGCGACACTTTGAGGAGTAATCCTTTGCAGTTAACCTGCAGACAGGACCAAAGAGCAGTAGCAGTGTGCAACTTGCAGAAGTTTCCAAAGCAGTTACCTCAGGAATATCAG TATTTTGACAATCTTACTGGAGTACCAGCAGAAGACTTGCCTTATTATGGTGGCTCAGTAGAAATTGCTGACTATTGTCCTTTTAGTCAAGAATTCAGCTGGCATTTAAGTGGTGAATTTCAACGCAGCTCGGACTGTAGAATAACTGAAAACCAACCAG ATCCTACCAAAAACTATGGTGCAGAGAAATATGGACCAAACTCTGTCTGTCTTATTCAGAAATCTGCTTTTGTCATGGAACAGTGCAGGAGGAAACTCAGTTACCCTGACTGGGGTAGTGGATGTTATCAA gtttCTTGTTCTCCACAAGGGCTGCATGTTTGGGTCAAGGACACTGCGTACTTGTGCAGCCGCTCGGGTCAGGTCTTAACTGTGAGCATTCAGATGAATGGCTGGATACACATTGGGAATCTGATCTGCCCAGCCTGTTCAGACTTCTGTGACTCCTGTCCCCCAGAGCGGGATCCTCCAGCTTCTAACGTAACAAGAGGTGCACCAGTTG acttATGTTCCTGCTCGTCTAGCCTGGCTGTAACCCTTTGGCTATTGATGGCTAACGTAATTCCCCTACTAACAGGATTATTTCTCTGCGCTTAG
- the LMLN gene encoding leishmanolysin-like peptidase isoform X2 — protein MATERGGGRFCPYQPPLAAFTAALLRLLLLQLLLLLLLGCGRAAAPSPFSSLSCHHRVPSRQEVVYQVPLKENHVLKRSVDQQLRIKIIYDRSVEDLLPEKRHLIKNKLFPQAISYLEKTFQVCKSTGTILLSRQCATNQYIRRKADPHRYCRGACANHTRCGPVVVPEKHLQQCRVCNESQWHCRPTGLPDQEGVRDADFVLYVSALTTERCGHENIIAYAAYCQLEAEMDRPIAGYANLCPNMISTQAQEFIGMLSTVKHEIIHALGFSAGLFAFYRDDDGKPLTTRYADGLPPFNESLGLYQWSNKVVHKAVRLWDIRGGKMLRHAVYLLITPRVVEEARKHFNCPILEGMELENQGGMGTELNHWEKRLLENEAMTGSHTQNRVFSRITLALMEDTGWYKANYSMAEKLDWGRNKGCDFVMKSCKFWIDQKRQKRQLISPYCDTLRSNPLQLTCRQDQRAVAVCNLQKFPKQLPQEYQYFDNLTGVPAEDLPYYGGSVEIADYCPFSQEFSWHLSGEFQRSSDCRITENQPDPTKNYGAEKYGPNSVCLIQKSAFVMEQCRRKLSYPDWGSGCYQVSCSPQGLHVWVKDTAYLCSRSGQVLTVSIQMNGWIHIGNLICPACSDFCDSCPPERDPPASNVTRGAPVVTRYAIPTTRLPGNSSRFEMRTRL, from the exons GTGGTCTATCAAGTTCCTCTGAAGGAAAATCATGTCTTGAAGAGAAGTGTGGATCAACAGCTAAGAATTAAGATTATATATGACAGAAGTGTTGAGGA ttTGCTACCTGAGAAAAGACACCTTATAAAG AACAAACTTTTTCCACAAGCTATCTCTTATTTGGAGAAGACTTTTCAAGTGTGCAAATCCACGGGTACTATATTACTAAGCAG GCAGTGTGCAACAAACCAATATATAAGGAGGAAAGCTGACCCTCACAGATACTGCCGAGGAGCCTGCGCAAACCATACAAGATGTGGGCCAGTTGTAGTTCCTGAGAAACATCTCCAG CAATGCAGGGTGTGCAATGAGAGTCAGTGGCACTGCAGACCCACCGGCTTACCTGACCAAGAAGGTGTTCGAGATGCTGACTTTGTACTTTACGTTAGTGCTCTCACTACTGAAAGGTGTGGCCATGAAAATATCATTGCATATGCAGCCTACTGCCAGCTGGAAGCTGAAATGGACAG GCCAATAGCAGGATATGCTAACTTGTGTCCAAATATGATTTCAACGCAAGCTCAGGAATTCATTGGCATGCTGTCTACAGTGAAACATGAGATTATCCATGCACTG GGTTTCTCTGCTGGACTGTTTGCATTTTATCGTGATGATGATGGAAAGCCTTTGACAACAAGATACGCAGATGGACTCCCTCCTTTTAAtgaaag TCTAGGTTTATATCAATGGAGCAATAAAGTTGTTCATAAAGCAGTGAGGTTATGGGACATACGTGGTGGCAAAATGCTGCGCCATGCTGTTTATCTTCTGATAACACCTCGTGTAGTT GAAGAAGCTcgaaaacattttaattgtcCAATTCTAGAGGGAATGGAGCTTGAAAATCAAGGTGGCATGGGGACTGAGCTCAATCACTGGGAGAAGAGATTGTTGGAG AATGAAGCAATGACTGGATCCCATACGCAGAATCGAGTCTTTTCCAGGATCACCTTAGCGTTAATGGAAGACACGGG CTGGTATAAAGCAAATTACAGCATGGCAGAGAAATTAGATTGGGGACGCAATAAAGGCTGTGACTTCGTAATGAAGAGCTGTAAATTCTGGATTGACCAAAAGAGACAAAA gagGCAATTAATCAGTCCATACTGCGACACTTTGAGGAGTAATCCTTTGCAGTTAACCTGCAGACAGGACCAAAGAGCAGTAGCAGTGTGCAACTTGCAGAAGTTTCCAAAGCAGTTACCTCAGGAATATCAG TATTTTGACAATCTTACTGGAGTACCAGCAGAAGACTTGCCTTATTATGGTGGCTCAGTAGAAATTGCTGACTATTGTCCTTTTAGTCAAGAATTCAGCTGGCATTTAAGTGGTGAATTTCAACGCAGCTCGGACTGTAGAATAACTGAAAACCAACCAG ATCCTACCAAAAACTATGGTGCAGAGAAATATGGACCAAACTCTGTCTGTCTTATTCAGAAATCTGCTTTTGTCATGGAACAGTGCAGGAGGAAACTCAGTTACCCTGACTGGGGTAGTGGATGTTATCAA gtttCTTGTTCTCCACAAGGGCTGCATGTTTGGGTCAAGGACACTGCGTACTTGTGCAGCCGCTCGGGTCAGGTCTTAACTGTGAGCATTCAGATGAATGGCTGGATACACATTGGGAATCTGATCTGCCCAGCCTGTTCAGACTTCTGTGACTCCTGTCCCCCAGAGCGGGATCCTCCAGCTTCTAACGTAACAAGAGGTGCACCAGTTG TAACAAGATATGCTATACCAACCACTAGACTACCTGGCAACTCGTCAAGATTTGAAATGAGAACTCGTCTGTAA